The nucleotide sequence ACACCGTTCATTCTAGCACGTGCTTCTGCAAACATCCTTTGCTGCTCGGCTAATGCTTCTTCTTCAGTCATCTCAGCTCCATTCGTGCACTTTCCACCTTTAACAGTGTCCTGTAAAATCATTTCGGTTAAAGTTATTGCATTACAATAGTGACTACTTATTTAACTccaaaccaaaaacacaaaatcTTATAATAAATAGCAAGAAATAAACGCTTACGGTGGTTTCGACTTTGTGTTGTTCGTATGCAGCATAAACGTCTTCTATGTAATCCCCAAAACCAAGAACCTGAAGAAACGAACGAATTAGTCATAATTAGTTAAAACAAGAAAAACAGATACGGCTATCAAGATTATGTAAGTAACAAACCTCTAATGCCTTAAGAACATGTTCGGGTGCGATTGTTCTTTTGTCTTCTCTACTACACACTTCATTTGATTCTGATGATACGAGATTAATAAACTCTGCAAGAGGGAGAATAAACGGCCTTATACGAGAACTAAAGTTTAAAGCCACTATTTTTAACACACGAACTTAAAGTATAATAAGGGTCTCACCTACACAACACTCGATCAAAAGATCTTGAGTATCTCGCGCAACACGTACATCTGGAGGCAACATCTCCTTAATTATCTTAGTcattgtatgctcacctttacattttatgtattgacattattttaacgtatgtggcaggcaattaggatgcttatctgctaggatggcgagcttagaataagcatCTAGAGGATAGTTGTCTGTGGATCTTGCAGAttgagtctctagaagcatttaaacaattttttatatttaaatctgagttgtcggaacagaatatttgacttgatgttatctgtaataatttgtttgctatttgaggtacggtatgggacgtattacataaattgaatagtgataataattgttatggaaacttctggacaacctgtttcgctcagtgccatgccccgatgattccgccatcggttggggtgtgacagcgcCGTTCATAATTTCCAACAAGGGAATGCTAAGGGAACATAGCGGTGACTGACTGACACACTCCACCTCACCAATCTCACAGGCGCCATGTCACAAGTATGGGGAATATGCCACGTCGTCGGTTTCGAATGATAAAACAAAAACTTTATCAAGTCCAGACTTGAACTTGATAAACTGGGGGACCTATAGATGCATAACCGGGTCTGGACCTTCTTCACAAGGTCGGACCACAACAAAAAGAATGCACATCTTTAAGATCCTTCCCCTCGCCACAATAACAGACGCACATCCCAAAAATGTGTCCTGCCGAATGACGTCATCAAAGTCAACTAGTATAAA is from Helianthus annuus cultivar XRQ/B chromosome 9, HanXRQr2.0-SUNRISE, whole genome shotgun sequence and encodes:
- the LOC110876770 gene encoding protein Dr1 homolog, with translation MTKIIKEMLPPDVRVARDTQDLLIECCVEFINLVSSESNEVCSREDKRTIAPEHVLKALEVLGFGDYIEDVYAAYEQHKVETTDTVKGGKCTNGAEMTEEEALAEQQRMFAEARARMNGVATATTTATVC